The following are from one region of the Anomaloglossus baeobatrachus isolate aAnoBae1 chromosome 1, aAnoBae1.hap1, whole genome shotgun sequence genome:
- the LOC142254476 gene encoding uncharacterized protein LOC142254476 has translation MSISNEALLFLAWMVSRRFGVRRFMIPSAEMSQRRMWVHPIVQMRQTHGHFHCLYGELRRYPEKFQAYCRLTVDMFDTILDTLRPHLQLQDTNMRQCISPEQRLLVTLRFLATGMSYGALHFDFLLGTSTICGIVRLTCDALWLHLKNQVMPQPTCEKWLQIAHGFHEVTKFPHCIGALDGKHIRVRKPPNSGSRYFNFHKFFSVVILALVDTNYKFIYVDIGAYGSASDARIFRSTRLARRMISMDLNLPTPSPLPGTSGPTVPFVMVADEGFALSPHVMRPFPRRGIDDLKSQFNSRLKTARSYVECSFGILASKWRIYQTTIQLNPTNVQSVIKATLVLHNFCRIHEENVLLDPLNSHYVANFSNVQMENTQPVLSGLQIRNNYMRYFVDH, from the exons ATGTCCATATCAAATGAGGCTCTGCTTTTTCTGGCATGGATGGTTTCTAGACGATTTGGTGTAAggcgatttatgattccttcagcaGAAATGTCTCAAAGAAGAATGTGGGTGCATCCAATTGTTCAAATGCGTCAAACTCATGGACATTTCCATTGTCTATATGGTGAATTAAGGCGATATCCTGAAAAATTTCAGGCATATTGCCGATTAACAGTTGATATGTTTGATACAATCTTGGACACTCTCAGGCCTCATCTCCAACTCCAGGACACAAACATGCGCCAATGTATCTCACCTGAACAAAGATTGCTTGTTACATTAAG GTTTCTGGCTACAGGCATGTCATATGGAGCTCTACATTTCGACTTCCTCCTTGGTACGTCAACCATCTGTGGAATTGTCCGTCTGACTTGTGATGCCTTATGGTTACATCTTAAAAAtcaagtaatgccacaaccaacttgCGAAAAATGGCTTCAAATAGCCCATGGATTTCATGAAGTCACTAAATTTCCACACTGTATTGGGGCATTGGATGGTAAACACATTAGGGTTCGGAAGCCACCAAATTCAGGATctagatattttaattttcacaaatttTTTTCAGTTGTAATATTAGCATTAGTTGACACTAATTATAAATTTATTTATGTAGATATTGGTGCGTATGGGAGTGCTTCCGATGCACGGATTTTTCGCTCAACTAGATTGGCCAGACGTATGATTTCAATGGACTTAAATTTACCTACTCCATCACCACTGCCTGGTACTTCTGGACCAACAGTACCTTTTGTGATGGTTGCAGATGAGGGTTTTGCCTTATCACCACATGTAATGAGACCTTTTCCTCGGCGTGGAATTGATGATTTAAAAAGCCAATTCAATAGTCGTTTAAAAACAGCCCGTAGTTATGTAGAATGTTCTTTTGGTATTTTAGCCTCCAAATGGCGCATATATCAAACAACAATACAGCTAAACCCAACAAATGTGCAATCAGTAATCAAAGCTACATTagttttacataatttttgtagaattcatgagGAAAATGTCCTGTTAGACCCTTTGAACTCCCATTATGTAGCTAATTTTTCAAATGTTCAAATGGAGAATACCCAACCAGTTTTGTCTGGTTTGCAAATAAGAAATAATTATATGCGTTATTTTGTTGATCATTAA